The Plasmodium vivax chromosome 13, whole genome shotgun sequence nucleotide sequence cttttacaacaATTCGGTTATGTTCTTCTCAATGTCAAGGGGGTTAGTTCTTGGGGAAAAATAACTGACTACGTTTCCGCTCCTGTTAACtaaaaattttccaaagTTCCATCCGATGTTTTCTAGCTGTCCGTTCTTGTCGTGCATCTAGcggggggataaaaaaaaaaaaaaaaaaaaaaagaggtaacGTGCATGTTCATATTAATGTGCAACATGTAGCGGCAATCACTTTGCACCTGCACAGCATACAAATGCGATCACCCCTAGGGCACAACTTCGCACGATGGAAATCCACAATTCGCAAAAATCACCTACCGAGTCACAGTTGGctttcaaaaatttgaacagCTCATGAGTGTTTTCTCCATTGACTTCAATCGGGGAGAAGAAGTTATATttgattttgtttttctcgtTAAATGAGGAAATGTCACACGTGTTGGGAAATTCCTGGCTTAGGAACTGGCTGGTCGGGAAGGCCAAAATctgaaaaggggggataGCAATATACGAAGTGGGCAGGGATGTAGGAAGGGGATAA carries:
- a CDS encoding glutathione peroxidase, putative (encoded by transcript PVX_084630A; Apicoplast targeted protein. Curated by Stuart Ralph, Walter and Eliza Hall Institute of Medical Research, Australia.), translated to MMKLFLFSLLFVVLLILRRNPANMFSFFKKITVSKGELRPSIYDYHVKKLDGTTVPMSTYKNKVLLIVNSASKCGLTRKHVDQLNELHDRLNERGLEILAFPTSQFLSQEFPNTCDISSFNEKNKIKYNFFSPIEVNGENTHELFKFLKANCDSMHDKNGQLENIGWNFGKFLVNRSGNVVSYFSPRTNPLDIEKNITELL